A single genomic interval of Candidatus Hydrogenedentota bacterium harbors:
- a CDS encoding sulfatase, which yields MDRMNRRVFLKAAGAAALGAGAAARAAATRPPNVVLFLIDDMGWRDVGCYGSRFYETPNIDRLAAQGMRFTQAYAACPVCSPTRASVLTGKYPARLHLTDWIPGHKHPYAKLLPPKFNQELPHDAVTLAEALKPAGYATASVGKWHLGGPDFGPASQGFDLNAGGTHQGQPPSYFSPYGIPALKDGPEGEYLTDRLTDEAVAFIESNRERPFFLYFPHYAVHTPIQAKKDVQARHAGRVRGDDPQNNPGYAAMVEAVDQSVGRVMGALDRLGLAEGTVVIFTSDNGGHGRVTSNAPLRGGKGTLYEGGVREPLIVRWPGRVAAGSLCDTPACSVDFFPTILEIAGVGPGPQTDGVSLVPLLTGAGGIAARDLYWHYPHYHPLGATPGGIVRRGNHKLIEYYEDSRLELYDLAADPAETRNLAAEMPEKAEELRRALHGWLLDVDAQMPTPNPAHDPARAAKTG from the coding sequence ATGGACAGAATGAACCGGCGGGTGTTTTTGAAGGCGGCGGGGGCGGCGGCGCTGGGGGCGGGCGCGGCCGCGCGCGCGGCGGCAACACGGCCGCCGAATGTGGTCTTGTTCCTGATTGACGACATGGGCTGGCGGGATGTCGGGTGCTACGGCAGCCGGTTCTATGAGACGCCGAACATTGACCGGCTGGCGGCGCAGGGCATGCGGTTCACGCAGGCCTACGCGGCGTGCCCCGTGTGCTCGCCGACGCGGGCCAGCGTGCTCACGGGGAAATACCCGGCGCGGCTCCATCTGACGGACTGGATCCCCGGGCACAAACACCCGTACGCGAAACTGCTGCCGCCGAAGTTCAACCAGGAGCTGCCGCACGACGCCGTGACGCTGGCGGAGGCGCTGAAGCCCGCGGGCTACGCCACCGCGAGCGTCGGCAAGTGGCATCTGGGCGGGCCGGACTTCGGGCCGGCGTCGCAGGGCTTTGACCTGAACGCGGGCGGCACGCACCAGGGCCAGCCGCCGTCGTACTTCTCGCCCTATGGCATCCCCGCGCTGAAGGACGGCCCGGAGGGCGAGTACCTGACCGACCGGCTCACGGACGAGGCGGTGGCCTTCATCGAGAGCAACCGGGAGCGCCCCTTCTTCCTGTACTTCCCGCACTACGCGGTCCACACGCCGATCCAGGCGAAGAAGGACGTTCAGGCGCGGCACGCCGGGAGGGTGCGCGGTGACGACCCGCAGAACAACCCCGGCTACGCCGCCATGGTGGAGGCCGTGGACCAGAGCGTGGGCCGCGTGATGGGCGCGCTGGACCGCCTCGGGCTGGCGGAGGGCACGGTGGTCATTTTCACCTCCGACAACGGCGGCCACGGCCGGGTGACGTCCAACGCGCCCCTCCGCGGGGGCAAGGGCACGCTGTACGAGGGCGGCGTCCGCGAGCCCCTGATCGTCCGCTGGCCGGGCAGGGTCGCCGCGGGGTCCCTGTGCGACACCCCGGCGTGCAGCGTGGACTTCTTCCCGACCATTCTGGAGATCGCGGGCGTGGGGCCGGGGCCGCAGACGGACGGCGTGAGCCTCGTGCCCCTGCTGACGGGCGCGGGCGGCATCGCCGCGCGCGATTTGTACTGGCACTACCCGCACTACCACCCCCTCGGCGCGACGCCCGGCGGCATCGTTCGCCGCGGCAACCACAAGCTCATCGAGTACTACGAGGACAGCCGTCTGGAGCTGTACGACCTGGCCGCCGACCCCGCCGAGACCAGGAACCTCGCGGCGGAGATGCCCGAAAAGGCCGAAGAGCTTCGCCGCGCCCTCCACGGCTGGCTCCTCGACGTGGACGCCCAGATGCCCACGCCGAACCCCGCCCACGACCCCGCCCGCGCGGCAAAGACGGGATGA